The following proteins are co-located in the Deltaproteobacteria bacterium genome:
- a CDS encoding peptidyl-prolyl cis-trans isomerase, whose protein sequence is MRGAKGFLAAGIGSAALLFAAPALPRVIDGVVALVNEEPVTFSEVREAVAEGMGIPVGDADAFLREERDPKGVLRWIEGLVETVLVRKELEKQGQGVSEAEIDRAVESVRKANNVDEKQFAEVLSREGLSLPAYRRRLRWQMERGAIVRARKFKDVTVTEDEVRDHFRENAERFLVGAQVRLEMLYFPLPEGEDTTERAVQARFAAQQAAESIRNGATLPEAADLARAAFPGVERIEGDFVTTEDLLPEVQREVRRLRTGKTSQPFFTGTAVYIVRVVGRRGGTPGSFPEVRESLTEELTDRRSEKAFEDILADLKKSASLDVRL, encoded by the coding sequence GTGAGAGGCGCGAAGGGGTTTCTGGCGGCGGGGATCGGGTCGGCGGCGCTTCTGTTCGCCGCGCCGGCGCTCCCGCGCGTGATCGACGGAGTCGTGGCGCTGGTGAACGAGGAGCCGGTCACGTTCTCCGAGGTCCGGGAGGCGGTGGCCGAGGGGATGGGGATCCCGGTGGGCGACGCCGACGCGTTCCTGCGCGAGGAGCGCGATCCGAAGGGAGTGCTCCGCTGGATCGAGGGGCTGGTCGAAACGGTCCTGGTCCGCAAGGAGCTGGAGAAACAGGGGCAGGGGGTCTCCGAAGCGGAGATCGACCGGGCGGTGGAGTCGGTCCGCAAGGCGAACAACGTCGACGAGAAGCAGTTCGCCGAAGTGCTCTCCCGGGAGGGGCTCTCCCTCCCGGCGTACCGCCGGCGGCTCCGGTGGCAGATGGAGCGCGGGGCGATCGTCCGCGCCCGGAAGTTCAAGGACGTGACCGTGACCGAGGACGAGGTCCGGGACCATTTCCGCGAGAACGCGGAGCGGTTCCTGGTCGGCGCCCAGGTGAGGCTGGAAATGCTCTACTTCCCCCTGCCGGAGGGGGAGGACACGACGGAGCGCGCCGTCCAGGCGCGGTTCGCCGCGCAGCAGGCCGCCGAGTCGATCCGCAACGGGGCGACGCTTCCGGAGGCGGCGGACCTCGCGCGCGCGGCGTTCCCCGGCGTCGAGCGCATCGAGGGGGATTTCGTCACGACCGAGGACCTGCTGCCCGAGGTGCAGCGCGAGGTTCGAAGACTGCGGACCGGGAAGACGTCCCAGCCGTTCTTCACGGGGACGGCCGTGTACATCGTCCGCGTCGTCGGGCGCCGGGGGGGAACCCCCGGGAGCTTCCCGGAGGTGAGGGAGTCCCTGACCGAGGAGCTCACGGACCGCCGGAGCGAAAAGGCGTTCGAGGACATTCTCGCCGACCTCAAGAAGTCCGCCTCCCTCGACGTCCGGCTCTGA
- a CDS encoding peptidyl-prolyl cis-trans isomerase, translating into MRKVPVLCVLCAIAAAACGTPPGKQGKTLATINGEAITEGTLLREVENLPPYVRPILETPAGRAQFLESVITRDLLLREALRRGIDRKQEIADRISTARKSILLEALLRDVAEKAPGLSDEALRKVYDSVPGQHQVGERAKVSHILFRDRKRAEAVLSRAKAGEPFEALMKEVGSRDGEVAADLGDIERGNFVKEFEAAAFAAPPGAVVGPVKTTYGFHVIKVYERKPAGVRSFEEVKPQLLAEQREKAQRDAFETLISDLRKSSTVRVLVKLDAGAAKPPVPGEPAAAPKEGDKAPPAPPPGK; encoded by the coding sequence ATGCGTAAGGTCCCGGTTCTATGCGTTCTGTGCGCGATCGCGGCGGCGGCGTGCGGCACCCCTCCGGGGAAGCAGGGGAAGACCCTGGCGACGATCAACGGCGAGGCGATCACCGAGGGGACGCTGCTGCGGGAGGTCGAGAACCTCCCGCCGTACGTGCGGCCGATCCTCGAGACCCCGGCCGGAAGGGCGCAGTTCTTAGAGAGCGTCATCACGCGGGACCTGCTGCTCCGGGAGGCGCTGCGCCGCGGGATCGACCGGAAGCAGGAGATCGCCGACCGGATCTCGACGGCGCGGAAATCGATCCTCCTCGAGGCGCTGCTGCGCGACGTGGCCGAAAAGGCGCCGGGCCTCTCCGACGAGGCGCTGCGGAAGGTGTACGACTCCGTGCCGGGGCAGCACCAGGTCGGAGAGCGGGCGAAGGTCAGCCACATCCTGTTCCGCGATCGGAAACGGGCGGAGGCGGTGCTTTCGCGCGCGAAGGCGGGCGAGCCGTTCGAGGCGCTCATGAAGGAGGTCGGATCGCGCGACGGCGAGGTCGCCGCGGACCTGGGGGACATCGAGCGGGGGAACTTCGTGAAGGAGTTCGAGGCGGCGGCGTTCGCGGCCCCTCCGGGCGCGGTCGTGGGACCGGTGAAGACGACGTACGGCTTCCACGTGATAAAAGTGTACGAGAGGAAGCCCGCGGGAGTCCGCTCCTTCGAGGAGGTCAAGCCACAGCTCCTGGCCGAGCAGCGGGAGAAGGCGCAGCGGGACGCGTTCGAGACGCTGATCTCCGACCTGCGGAAGTCGTCCACCGTCCGGGTCCTCGTGAAGCTCGACGCGGGCGCGGCGAAGCCGCCCGTTCCGGGGGAGCCCGCCGCCGCGCCGAAGGAGGGCGACAAGGCCCCTCCGGCGCCACCGCCGGGGAAATGA
- a CDS encoding peptidyl-prolyl cis-trans isomerase — MLVAVLAALLWACSREPSGRSDADVVVAEVDNAAITLRDVRNEVLSMRGYAPSLEAKGASRREVSEAIRLLVERSIVLREGERRGVSVSSSELEEEVMRFRADFPPGGLEKALLQVGIDADTWREQLRRSLLYRKSASSVASSLASVAPAEVEEAYRKEGRQAPVPERIRIRQHLFDSMEAAAAARERILRSGGEEAEDDPAASGVDLGFFSKDDLPPELPPELFRLKEGDVSEPVLREGAASLFQVTARETARVPSLRTEEGRIREAILSERREAAFRQWLAQASAKPAVKVRSDLLEKLVEGKR, encoded by the coding sequence GTGCTGGTCGCGGTGCTCGCGGCGCTCCTGTGGGCCTGCTCACGGGAGCCGTCCGGGCGGTCGGACGCGGACGTCGTGGTCGCCGAGGTCGACAACGCCGCGATCACGCTGCGGGACGTCCGGAACGAGGTCCTGTCGATGCGCGGGTACGCCCCTTCGCTGGAGGCGAAGGGGGCCAGCCGGCGGGAAGTGTCGGAGGCGATCCGCCTTCTCGTCGAGCGGTCGATCGTCCTGCGGGAAGGGGAGCGCCGGGGAGTTTCGGTCTCCTCCTCCGAGCTCGAGGAAGAGGTGATGCGGTTCCGGGCCGATTTCCCGCCCGGGGGGCTCGAGAAGGCGCTCCTCCAGGTGGGGATCGACGCGGACACCTGGCGCGAGCAGCTTCGTCGCTCCCTCCTGTACCGGAAATCCGCCTCCTCCGTGGCGTCGTCCCTGGCGTCGGTCGCTCCCGCCGAGGTGGAGGAGGCGTACCGGAAGGAAGGCAGGCAGGCGCCGGTTCCGGAGCGGATCCGGATCCGCCAGCACCTGTTCGATTCGATGGAGGCCGCCGCGGCCGCAAGGGAAAGGATTCTCCGGTCCGGCGGGGAGGAAGCGGAGGACGACCCGGCCGCGTCGGGGGTGGACCTGGGATTCTTCTCGAAGGACGACCTCCCTCCGGAACTTCCGCCGGAGCTGTTCCGTCTGAAGGAGGGGGACGTGAGCGAACCGGTCCTCCGGGAGGGGGCGGCGAGCCTCTTCCAGGTGACCGCGAGGGAGACGGCCCGCGTGCCGTCGCTCCGGACCGAGGAGGGGAGGATCCGGGAGGCGATCCTCTCGGAGCGGCGGGAGGCGGCGTTCCGCCAGTGGCTGGCGCAGGCGTCCGCGAAGCCGGCGGTGAAGGTCCGGTCGGATCTGCTGGAAAAGCTGGTCGAGGGGAAACGGTGA